The nucleotide window TAATGTACAATACGATCAACAAGCTGCACAGAAGCTGGTTGAAGAAACTGGGCAGATGGGTGTGCCGCAAACGAAAGTGAATGGCAACTGGGTTCTTGGTTTTGACCCGGATACGCTCATGCAGTATGTGAATAAATAAGTTTTAAACAACAAAAAGGGGCTTCGGCCTCTTTTTTTTGTAAAAATTGATATAATGGAAAGAAGGAATTCCATGCTAGTATGTGGAAGCTCTTAAAGATTAAAATTTAGAGAGGATGCAGTTCTATGGTAAAACAGCGAAATGAACTTTGGGAATGGATAAAGGCTTTCCTGATTGCAATATTATTGGCATTTGTTATACGTGCCTTTCTCTTTACTCCAATTGAAGTAAAAGGTGCTTCCATGGAACCAACTCTGCATAACGAAGAGAGGATGTTCGTCACAAAGGTCGGTGAACCTAAACGGTTTGATATTGTCGTTTTCCATGCAACCGAGGAGAAGGATTACATTAAAAGGGTGATCGGGTTGCCAGGTGACCGTGTAGAATATAAAAACGACGTCCTTTATATAAATGGAAAGCCATATGATGAGCCGTATTTGGATGACATCAAAAAGCAATTGATTGATGGGCCGCTGACAGGATCGTTTACCTTGGAAGAGACCGCTGTTGGAGCTGAAGTTGTACCTGAAGGCCATGTTTTTGTAATGGGCGACAACAGAAGGAACAGTAAAGACAGCCGCCACATCGGAGCCGTCCCAATTGAAAATATCGTAGGAACAACAAAGGTCGTTTTTTACCCGTTTAAAGAAATGAAGATTATTGGTGATTAATATATTTTAAAGCCCAGCGCATTGATCAATGGATCGATGCGTTTTTTCTTGGTTTAGGGTGTTGCTCAAAGGTCATTGGACGAGTGGTGATTTAACTAGAAGGTCTCGTGGTATAGAGTGGTTGGAAAGAGAAAAACATCCCCCTTGGTACATACTGATAAATGTTTTTCATAGTAACCGAAATGGGTTATTATTGACGGCTTTCTTACACTGCATAAATTTTCCCAAACTGCATGTAGTAAAAAGATTCAGGATGCCATGATCGAGCACTTCACTCAAGCTGATGAAGATTACGGCCGCCGTGTAAAAGAGGGGATTGAAAAAAGAACGAAAGAAGTGGAAGCTATGTCGAATGAAGATAATGTGCCTGGCCGTGAATCAGGCAAATCAAAATATGGCCATGGATCACTGTCAGCCAATGAAGCAGCAAAAGAAGCTGTTCAGAAAAGCCACGAATCTGATCCATATTAATAGTTGAAGGCTGCATAGGGGAATCCTGTGCAGCCTTTTTATCTTATTGAAAAAAGAGTTGTTGAGACCACTGACCCTTTTGTTCAAAAAAAAATTTGAGTATATTTGATTACAGAAAAAATTACAAATTTGCAGGAAATTAGGATGTTTAAGCCGAAATATAATTGATAATAAATCTCAATGTACATTTTACATAATCTATGACTAGTGAGGGATTTAAATGGAGATGCAAAAGGATCTTATTGTCGGCGGCGTAGAACTTAAATGGGACTTAAACTCAGGTCAAGTATTGTTCGAGGGTGGGGACGTTGTTTTTTTCTGGGTGTCTGCAATGAAAACGTTCTTTGACACAATCAATGAAATTACAGGTGAAGAAGCAACAAACCTTGTACTAGAGGCCACTGGTTTCCGACAGGGCATCATCGTTGGTGAAGGATTCAAGGAAATGAAGGAAATCAATACATCCAATGTTGTGGAATGGCTGTCAAATACATATGTACCAGCAGGATGGGGATACGTAAGTGTTGAGGAAATGAATGTAAATACAAAAAACTTCACCTTATATATTCAAGATGACTGGGAATACAAAATGAACAAATTGGGTTCCGAGGAAAAGCAGGGTATTTTCGTTCCTGCGCATTATGCTGGGGTTTTTACAGGATTATTCGGAAGTAACTTCTGGTATAAGATCATTAAATACCAAAATGAATCCAATCCATATACAGTTGTGGAATACTTCCCATCTGTCATGAGTATTCAACAAAACATACGTAGGTTGGCAAGTAGACAAGAAGATAAACATATCCAGGAATTAGAGAGCCTGGTAGCCGAAAAAACGAATATGCTCCAGGATCTGGTAAAGGAGTTATCCTCTCCGATGATTCCAGTGCTTGAGGGTATAGTCGTCGTTCCATTGATTGGCAGATATGATGAGAACCGTGCAGAGGATTTGATTAACAACACATTGAATAATCTGCCAAAGTATCATACAAGATACGTTTTACTTGATCTCACAGGTTTGAACAAGGACATATCCCCATACACTGCAGAGTTGATAGATAAGCTTGGTTCAGCTGCCAGATTGTTAGGTGTGGAAGTCATTCTTGTAGGGATTTCCGCCGAACTGGCAATGGTGATCACCGAAACAATGACCAGACTGAAAAAATATGAATGCCTCCAGACCCTTCAGCACGGAATCTATTACGCTCTAGGTAAAAGCGGTAAAAGCATTGTATAGAGGCGAAGCACTTGAGTAATCAAGTGCTTTTTTAAAATGGGGGGATTTATCCTCCTATTGTTCCATCGTTTAGGAAGGGAGCCGGTGAAGAGAAGAGGCTATCGGACAAACAAAAGGGAAAAGCGAGAGAAAGCGTCCGATAGAAGATCTTCGTTATATTGGACACTAAATGGGATAGATTTGTTAGGTCACGTGCTTGATACGAATACAGCAACACCTTTAATGTTTATAATAATTACTCAAAAACGCTTACTGAATAGCATCGTCTATAACTTTAAGAGGGAATAATGGAAGGTGCTATATGAAAAGAATAAGCTCAGGGACAAAAATCTCTGAGCTTTTTACCATTCTATCGTATCATAATTTGAGCATCAGTTGCTTGTCTGATAGCTGGTTTTTCAAGGTTAATAGATTTGGGAATGGGTCTTCCTCGGAAACCCCAAGTTCGAATATAGAATCAGTGATTTCAGTTAGAAGAGAAGTGTCATTCACACCTTCCAGGAAAAGCTTGAACTCCTGGTAGATTGACTGTTTTTGAGGTTCTAAGAGGTTCGAATTAAAATAAAGCTCGTCCAGTTCCAGGTAAATAAAAGATCTTTGTGATTCAGCGATTTTACTCATTTATTACCACCCCTGATCTTTTGATTATAGTGAATCTATTACTATTGTATGGAACAGTTGTTCTGTTTGTAAACTGATAATTTAAATTATTCTAAATCTATTTTAATGAATAATCTATTAGAATGTGGTTTCGGACAAAACCCATGCTCGCCAACAGGGATTTTGTCCGAACTATAAAAACTTTCCGTGCTTTATTAATCAATCGCCATCCAGCATACGGAAGACTCCGCCGAGTACACTGCCTTCACCTTTGTTTTGCCCTCCGCCTTGAGGTGCTGCGGCAAAGACTCTGCTTGCAAGTCGGCTGAAGGGAAGGGATTGGATCCATACAGTGCCTGGTCCTCTCAGTGTAGCGAAGAATAACCCTTCTCCGCCAAATAGGGCCGTTTTGACTCCTTTTACCATTTCGATGTTATAATCCACATTACTTGTCATCGCTACCAGACAGCCGGTGTCGACGCGGATGACATCTCCTGCCTGGAGTTCTTTCTTATGTATTGTTCCGCCAGCATGGACAAATGCCATTCCGTCTCCTTCAAGCTTTTGCATGATGAAACCTTCCCCGCCGAAGAAACCGGCTCCAAGCTTCCTCTGGAACTCAACTCCGACAGATACTCCTTTTGCAGCAGCCAGGAAAGCGTCTTTTTGGCAAATGATTTTTCCGCCTAGCTCGCTCAAATCCATCGGAATGATTTTTCCTGGGTAAGGAGAAGCAAAGGAAACATGCTTTTTGTCGTGTCCAGTATTGGTGAAGGTTGTCATAAAAAGGCTCTCGCCAGTCAGCAGGCGTTTACCGGCGCCGAACAGCTTGCCAACTAGACCGCCGCCATTTCCGGAGCCATCCCCAAAAATCGTTTCCATTTCAATTTGCTGATCCATCATCATCAGACTTCCAGCTTCGGCGACAACCGTTTCACTCGGATCTAGCTCAACCTCAACAAACTGCATGTCGTCCCCGTAAATTTTGTAATCAATTTCATGATCCCTCATTTGTTTACCTCCAAAATGAATAAATTTTATAGCTCTATTGTACATCTTTGCTACGTCGTTTGCAGAATATTTTGTAGTGAAAAACTCAACTACTACAGGTGTTTGCTTTGGTTTTGCGTACCTAACTTATTGCCCACAACTTCCTCTTTTTCCCTTCACCACACAAAATAGGCTTTTGTATATGTGACAAAGGCCCTTTTGTCTACATAAATTGTTGAAGAGTATTAATTATTGTTTGCATCTTATCTACAGGAATATTTCTTGTTATGCTTTTTGTTTTTTGTTGTGTAGAACGGCCCTTTATTATTTCGAGGAGGTAAAGAAAAATGATGAATGATTTTCATAATGAGCTGCAAATGTTGAATGTTGGTGATTTCCAGGCAACTCAACCTGTCAGCTGGGATCAGAACATGTATCATGCAGGGGATGAGCGTTTTCTAGGTTTGGGCTTAGGCGGCTTTGGCGGATGTTTCGGTTTCTCTTGCTTCTTCAGCTGCTTTGGCTGCGGAGGTTTCCGTTGTGGCGGCTGTTTCCGCTGTGGCGGATGTGGCGGTTGCTTCCGTTGCGGAGGCTGCGGTCGATGCGGCGGTTGTGGCCGGTGCCATCGGGGTTAAAATAATATAGCTGGTAAAAAAAGCTCCTGCAAAATGAATTGCAGGAGCTTTTGTTATTCCCAGATGAGACATAAGGGACAAATTGAGATACATACGATGATAATGCGAGGTAATTAGGCAGAGCGGGGGCTGGAAAAGCCTAAGGAGGAGTGAAATGGAAAAATTGGATCCTTGCATGCGTTTGAAGGTGAAGAGGGATACGTTTTATCTCTCTGAACCTAACAGGGGAGTGTATTTACGTAATAACTCTTGTTCCTTCCGTCTTGAGGGAATCGGGATTGAACAGTGGGTTGAGAAGCTTTTGCCGATGTTTAATGGGAAGTATTCACTTGAAAAATTGACTGACGGGCTGCCCGGGCCTTATAGGGAGCGTGTCTTTCAAATTGCGGAGGTTCTTTTAGAGAATGGCTTTGTACGGGATGCTGCAAAGGATGATTCCCATACGCTATCTGAGGAAGTTATCAAAAAATTCGCCTCGCAAATCGAGTTTGTTGACAATTTGGCCGGCTCCGGGGCTGCAAGGTTCCAGAAATTCCGCGATTCAAATGTCCTTGCGGTTGGCTCAGGGCCGATGTTAAATTCGCTGGTATCTTCTTTACTGGAATCTGGCCTGAAAGAACTGAATGTCATGATTACAAGTGAAGTTCATACAAACAGAAAAAGACTTGCGGAGCTGGTGGCACATGCCCATAAAACAGATTCCGAGGTGGCGTACCAGGAACTGCAGGTAAAAGAAGAGAACTGGCGTGAGCTGCGGAGTTCGTTTGACCATATCCTTTATGTATCACAAGGAGGCAATCAGGAAGAATTAAAGATGTGGCAAAACATTTGCAGGGATGAGAAAAAAACATTCCTTCCAGCTATAATTCTTAAAAATAAAGGCTTGGCTGGCCCAATATTTAATCCAGGTTCAGAGGTATGCTGGGAGTCAGCCTGGAGACGGTTACATTCCGCTGTTTTTGAACAAGAACAGGGAGTCCCTTCAGCTTCATTGACAACAGGAGCATTGCTGGCGAACGTGGTCACTTTTGAATTATTTAAAGATCTTGCTGGCGTCACAAAGGCTGAACAAAAAAACCGGATTTTTCTGCTGGATTTAGAGACACTTGAAGGAAGCTGGCATTCATTTTTTCCTCATCCATTGGAAACGAGAGTCTCCACCCTGGAAAAGATAGAAACCCTGGAGTTCCGGCTAGGAGAGAACCAAAGTACTGCAGAAACGGAAAGGCTTTTCCAATACTTTAGCTTATTGACTTCCAAGGGGACCGGGATCTTGCATGTCTGGGAGGAAGCGGACCTGAAGCAACTTCCACTGGCACAATGTCGTGTTCAAGCAGCCAATCCGCTGTCTGAAGGTCCGGCCGAATTGTTGGAATCGCGAGTATGCAGTGGTTTTACCCATGAAGAGGCACGAATAGAAGCGGCTTTATCGGGAATTGAAGATTATGCAGCAAGAATGGCGGGTTTGCTTCATAATGAGGAGTTTATGGGTGTCGGCGCAGGAGAAACCTTTGCGGAAGCAGTTGGCCGCGGTTTGCAAAAATGTCTGTCCGAGAAGTTGAATAATCGAAGAGATGGCCAAAAAGAATTGATAAGTCTTGTGGACGTTGAGCAACTTGAAGATAATCGTTGTCGTTTCTATATTACTGCTCTTTCGACAATGCAGGGTGCACCGAGAGTAGGAATAGGAAAGGACATTAACGGTTTTCCTGTTTTCTGGGTTGGAACGAGCAAAGGCTGGTATGGCAATATTGATTTGAATGGAACAATGGCATTTAGAAACGCTTTGCAGAATGCATTATACGATTTTCAAAACGATGTTAACGGTGATTGCCTTCAAGATTCTGAAGTGCAGCTTGAAGAGTGGCAAAAACAAACCATCACGATTCATGATTGTCCAGAAAGAATCCAGACGGAGACCATGTATGCAGCTTTGGATGTCCTGAAAGAGAACGGAACGGGGCTGTCAGTCTTTGACTTGCGGATTGACCCGATATTTAATCAGCAACTCAATGGGCTGGTTGGTGTATTGCTGCGAGAGGAGGGAGTGAATTGAGTTCCTTCGTAGTAATAATTGGAGAAGGCAGGCTTGCTGAACGTGTGGGGGAAGAATTATCAACCCGTTACCAGGTATTTAGACGGACTGATTTTGAAAATAGCCTTCCCGCAAATTCGGAGTTGATCCTTGTATTGCACGATGCATGGAATCCCACTGCCCATCAAGAGGCTGAAGAAACAATGAAAATGACAGGGAGCGCATGGCTCCGGGGTTTTGTTTCATTTGGAGAAGGAATTGCAGGCCCTCTCGTTCGCCCAGATACTCCAGGATGTTCACAATGTGCCGATCTGAGAAGGCTGCTTGGGGGCCAGGAACGAAGTGAAATGCAGGCAGTGAAGGAAAAGCTGGCTGCTGAAGAAGGGATGACAAGGGATCCATGGGCCTCACAAAACGGAGTCTTACAGCTCGCGCATGTAATCGTGCAGGAGACAGATAAGATCCTTGCAGGGAAAAAGTCTAAGCTCGAGGGAAGGATGTATTTTACCGACCTAAAGACATTAAATGGATCGTGGCATTCTTTCCTTGCTGATTCTCTGTGCCCGGTATGCAGCCCAATTCCTGAGGATTCGGCTGAACTCGCAAAAATTTCGTTAAAAGCAAGTCCAAAAATCAGCCCCGGCAGCTACCGCACTACTCCGCTGGATGAATTAAAGGAAGTTCTCTATGCGGACTACTTTGACAACCGGACAGGACTGTTAAACAGCAAAATGTACGATCTTGTTACTCCATTCGCTGATTCGAGTGTCAATCTGCCGATGATCTCAGGGGGCAACGAAGGCACAGCTGGAAGGACACAATGCTATGCAGATAGTGAACTGACTGCGATATTGGAGGGCCTTGAACGCCATTGCGGACTTGAACCTCGTGGGAAACGCCCAGTTATTCATGACAGTTACCGAAACTTAGAGGCACAGGCATTGAACCCTTTAGAAGTTGGCGTCCACGCGGATGAGCAATATGAAAAGCCCGGGTTTCCATTTCAGAAGTTTGATCCTGATCGGCCGATGGATTGGGTTTGGGGTTATTCTTTGACAGAAGAGCGGCCAATCCTTGTGCCTGAACTGCTCTCCTATTATAGCCTGGGATGCGGGTCAGCGGGATTTGTCTATGAAACTTCCAATGGCTGTGCCCTTGGAGGGAGCATGGAAGAGGCAATTTTTTTTGGCATCATGGAGGTTGTTGAGCGAGATTCCTTCCTTCTATCCTGGTATGCAAAGCTGAACTTGTCCCGCCTTGATCCTTTTTCAGCAGAAGACGAAGAATTGCAATTAATGGCAGAGCGAATGCGTGCGGTAGCTGGTTATGATTTGCTTTTGTATAACGCTACGATGGAGCATGGCATACCAAGCGTCTGGGCAATGGCGAAGAACCTGAAGGGGAAGGGATTGAACATCATCTGTGCTGCAGGGGCCCATCTTGATCCAGTGAAGGCTGCCAAAAGTGCGATCCAGGAGCTTGCGGGGATGATGCTCAATCTTGATGGGAAACTCGAAGAGAACAAGGAAAAGTATTTACAAATGCTTGAGGATGATTATCTTGTGCGGCAAATGGATGACCATGGAATGCTATACGGACTGCCACAGTCCGAAGAGCGTTTGGCCTTCCTGCTTGATGACAACTATTCGATGGAAAGTTTTCGTGATGCATTTACCTGGGAATCCCGTTCAGATGACCTGACCGAAGATTTAAAGGATGTTCTCGGGAAATTTCGTCAAATAGGACTCAAAGTCATCGTTGTCGACCAGACTCCGCCAGAACTTAGGAAAAATGGGCTTTATTGTGTGAAAGTGATGATACCTGGAATGTTGCCAATGACTTTCGGGCACCATCTGACCCGACTCAAAGGGCTTGATCGGGTGCTCTATGTCCCTATGCAGCTTGGTTTTAAGAAAGAACCATTGACATATGAAGAACTAAACCACTTGCCGCATCCGTTCCCATAGGAGGTGCGAAAATGACAATTGATGAATTTCTGAAGGATTTACAATTTAATATCGATCGTGCCAACCAGGATAACTGGGAACCCAATTGGGAGGATTCGCCTTTAGCCTATAAGCTGTACAAAGGGCTCCCGGTGGTGCCTCTTTCTGCGGAGGTTCCGTTGTCACTCACGGAATACAGAATGCCAGCCAGTCCAGATATAGAAGGAATCGGCCATTTTCTCTGGTATGCTTATGGAATCTCTCAAGTGAGCGAGTCCGTTTTTCCTGAGGAAGCAAACCCGATCCATTCCTATAGAAGGTTTGCTCCCTCTGGCGGAGCGCTCTATCCAAATGAACTGTATATATATTTGAAGATAAAAGGGCTTCCTGATGGAGTCTACCATTATGACCCGTCGCACCACCGACTTGTCCTGTTGCGGGCTGGAAATTTTGATTCCTACATTTCCGCTGCCTTAGGAGAACGTTGTGAGCTTTCGTCCTGCTTCGGCACAGTATTCGTCTCCACTATGTTCTGGAAAAACTTCTTTAAGTACAATAATTTCTCCTATCGGCTGCAAGGCCTGGATGCCGGCGTGCTGATGGGGCAGCTGTTGGAGAGTGCAAAACGTTTTGGTTTTGCTGCCGGGGTTTACTATCAATATCTGGATTCAGCAATCAATCACTTTCTTGGTTTATCAGAAAACGAGGAGAGCATCTATTCGGTGATCCCGCTGTCGGTGGAACCGACAAACTGGACTGGTAACGGCAACGGAACGTTTAATTTTCAAACAGCGGATAGGTTAAAAAGAGAATTAAGGCCAATTGTTTTTGAGCGGGTAGAAAGGTCGAAAAACGTTCTCGAATTTCCTATATTAATAACCATGAATGAAGCCGCAAAATTCGAATCAACCGACTCATTCACGCGGCTTCAGAATCGCTCTTATGATGCTCGCAGTAACCAGGTGGTTAATCTTCCACAGACAGAATCACTAGCATATGATCTGGCAGAAGTAAGCAAAAAACGCTTTTCGCCTGAAATGGATTTTGTTTTAACGCGGATCAGTCACCAGCAGTTGGCGGTCCTGCTTAAGGAATCGGTGACTTCGTTCCGTTATCGCAATGATTTGGACGATATTTTTTCCGGACAGGAACCCAGGGTTTCGATCTATAGTTCTCTTTATAATGTTGAAGGTATTACGAATGGTGCCTATTATTATGACAGTATGGAACATAGATTACTTGAAATCCAACAAGGAGACCATCGTATGCTCTTGCAGTCAGGTTTGTCCTTTGATAACGTCAATCTGCAGCAGGTGCCTCTTTGTCTGCATGTTGCATGCAATAGGGATTTTTACCAGGAAGATCTAGGATACAGAGGCTACCGAATTTTACAAATGGAAGCAGGCATGCTCGTGCAAAGATTGCTTTTAACATCCTCCGCCCTTGGACTGGGAGGGCATCCACTGCTTGGTTTCAATGCAAGCATGGCGGATGAGCTTTACAAAATGAGTGAACAAACGAGCCTGATCCAGATTCCAATCGGTTCATATCGCCCGAAACCGTGGTTAAGAGGAAGTTTGCATAGTTAGGAGAAGCCCTTTTTTAAAAATAAATAATAATTATGGATTATTTTATGGTAAAATTTTCTGCAAAAAATGAAATGAGTGTACTGTTTATGATAGAAAGTTTTGAAGTTTCATTGTTTGGCAAGGAAAGAAGAATCCGGATATATGTCCCCTCTGGAGACGCGGGTAAACGGTATCCAGTGGTGTATATGCATGATGGCCAGAATGTATTTGGCAATGAAGAGTCAATTGGCGGTGTTGGTCTTGAGCTGGATAAGTTCCTGGAAAAGAATAAGATTGACCTGATGGTGGTGGCAATTGACCAGAATTCTGCAGATCGGGTCAATGAGTATTGTCCCTGGAAAAATGGTGAGTATACAACAAAGCTGCTTGGCAAACCGAGTACCCAAGGCGGGAAAGGGAAGGAGTATATGGAGTTTATTGTAAATGAATTAAAGCCTTTAATTGATTCTGAGTATCCTGCCAGCCCAAATCAAACCTATATGGCAGGCATTTCATTGGGGAGTTTGATTTCAGTCTACGCTGCATGCACATATCCTCATATTTTTAAGAGAGTTGCTGGACTTTCTTCCGGCTTTTATCGGAATCAGGAAGAAATCGAGCAGCTGCTTAAGGATACAGATTTAACTTCACTTGAAAAAATATATTTAGATTGCGGTACCAATGAAGGCGGCAAAAAACTCGCAGCACCGTTTCTTGATACAAACAAATCGGTTTTTTCAATAATTGAACAGAAAGAAGTACAGGCAGAATTGAAAGTGATTGAAGGGGCCGAGCATCATTACACAGCTTTTAAACAGCGAATTTCAGATGTCATTTCTTATCTGGTGTCATAATCCAATTTTCTCTATGATGTCTTAGGTTCAATCCTGACGAACATCCATACCCTTGTCTTCTCCAATGAATAACATGGTAACATGGAGGTGAGAAGATGAGGAGGAAAAATCATTTAGGGGATATTTCTGATTTGTTTTGTGATCGCAATGTGAGCAGGGTACCTTTTCCTAGATTAGAAATCATTCCAGTGAGAGAAGTACCTGACGATTGTGTTTTGGTATGTATGGGACCTATTTGTTATTTAGCCTGCTACGGAACAGGCGAAGATCCGTTTGAAGACTGCGAGATTGTTTGTACGGAGAGCGGGTATTGCTATATAGTCTGCCCAATCGTACCAGAAGACGAATAAGTGATTCAGCTAACCTTGTTCTTGGGGTGGGTCCTGAACCCTGAAATCAGTAAAATAACAGTTGAATATGCAAATACCAAAAGGGATGCAGAAATTATGCTTTCATTTGATAAGAAGGCTGTTAAGGAAGAGTGGGGAACTTTTTCTGCCTATCTTCTGACTGACAACTGATGTATAAAAATAATTAATCATTTAAACCCTTCGATTGTCGAAGGGTTTAAGGTGTTATTGTTAGAATATTATGACATAATATATGTATATTTTATCTGAGGGAGTGATGAGGTTGGCTGATAAGTTTCCGATTGAGCAGGTGAGGGAACGGTTTCCGTCTTTAAGCCGTAGAGATGATGGCCGGCAAGTCATTTATTTTGACGGGCCAGGCGGGACGCAGATGGTTGATTTTGCGCTCGAATCGATGTATCGGTACATAAGGAATGGGATGGCGAATCTCCACGGAACCTTCAATACCAGTGCCGACACAGATGCGATGCTGGAAAAAGGCAGGGAAGCAGTAGCGGATTTGCTTGGATGCAAGGCGAATGAAGTGGCATTTGGCGCAAACATGACCACTCATGCCTTTGCGATTGCACGTAGTCTGGCTGGTTTCATCAATGAAGGCGACGAAATAGTTGTCACTGAGCTAGACCATCGTGCAAATGTAGATCCATGGATCACCTTGGCAAGGGACCAAGGTGCAGAAATAAAGTTCCTGAAGCTTGACTCTGATAAGTACAGTCTTAAGCTTGATGAGTTAGACCAGATTGTTACGCCAAAAACAAAACTGGTCGCGGTTGGAATGTCATCGAATGTTACCGGGACCGTGACTAATCTGAATCCCGTAATAAAACGGGCGAAGGAGGTCGGGGCACTGACGGTTGTCGATGCAGTCCATGGTGTGCCACATTTACCGATCAATGTTCAGGAGTTGGACTGTGACATCCTTCTGTGCTCGGCGTACAAGTTTTTTGGTCCGCATGTTGGGATTGCTGTTGTCAGGGAGAGTCTTTTTGAAAAACTTCCGGTTTATAAGCTGAAGCCTGCTCCTGCAGAGATTCCTTATAAACTAGAGACAGGAACTCAAAATCATGAAGGCATTGCTGGGGTGATGGGTGCCATCCAATTCATTGAAGAACTGGGCTATGGCGAGACGAGAAGAGAAAGATTGCTGTCTGGTATGCATGCGATTGATGAATATGAGCAGGAGCTTGCTGCCGAAGTGGAGAACTTTCTGAGAACCCTGCCAGAAGTGACTCTGTATAGAGCAGCATCAGGCCGCAAAACGCCGACATTTGCTTTTACCATAGAAGGACATCATTCACGTGAAGTCACTGCATGGCTCGCCAAAAATTACAATATTTGTGTTGCAGATGGAGACTTCTATGCTTCCACAATGGCTGAGGTGTTGGATGTCTATCCATCAGGCGGTTGGGTTCGAATCGGGCTTGCTCCATATAATACAAAGGAAGAAATCCAGCAGTTCAAAACTGGCCTGAAAGCTTATATTGAACAGCATCAAAAAAATGCCGTCAGGTTTTAATGAATTAATCATTTCAAAGTGTTATTAATGACTGCCATACGAAGGCTGCAACCTAAAATAGAAGAGCCTGGACATTGTGCCAGGCTCTATTTATGCTAGAAAAAGGATGTGAAAGTTAAAAGGGAGGACATCAATGAGTAACGCTATGGAACAATTCAAAGTTCGGATGAAAAAAATCAAAGAAGACATCTTTGTTATTGCAGAAGCTTACAAACACCCGGATACACCATTTTATATTAAGCTGTTCGCATTGATTGTAGTTGCCTATGCTTTCAGCCCTATCGATTTAATTCCAGATTTTATACCGATCCTCGGTTACCTGGATGACCTCATCCTCGTACCGCTGGGAATTGCGCTTCTGTTAAAACTGCTACCTGATCATGTCATTCAGGAATCACGTGAGAAAGTGGCAGCAACCGGAAGGGTGAAAAAGAAGAATTGGCTGGCAGGAGCAATGATTTTATTGTTGTGGGCAGCCGTTATCTATTGGCTGATTGGTCTATTTGTTCAATCCCATTAGGTAATCTTGGTGACAAAATCCATAAAAAGAGGTGGTACTTTGCTTTTTCATTATCATTTTTGGACTCCAAATGTCGAAGAGACAGAAAAATTTTATGAAGATCACGGCTTCCGTATCGTTCAGCGAATCGGAAAATATCAGGGAGAATTTCAGAACTTTAATCCACCGCTAAAATGGGAAGATTTCCGTGAAAAAAAAGTGATGTTCCGGATTATAGAAGCCAGGAAGGGCAGCATCAATATCACTTTTGGGTATGGAAAAAAGCCCATGTTTGACCATATTGGCTTTCTCGTATCAGAAAAGGAACAAGAGGCTATTTGCAAAAATGCAGAAAAAATGAACTGGAAAGTGGATCATGGCGAACGAAGGACCTTTTTATCCACGCCATATGAGTTTCGGATAGAGC belongs to Mesobacillus sp. AQ2 and includes:
- a CDS encoding glutaredoxin family protein, which translates into the protein MNDITVYTTNTUPYCTMMKQFLEGQGLNYKEVNVQYDQQAAQKLVEETGQMGVPQTKVNGNWVLGFDPDTLMQYVNK
- the lepB gene encoding signal peptidase I — encoded protein: MVKQRNELWEWIKAFLIAILLAFVIRAFLFTPIEVKGASMEPTLHNEERMFVTKVGEPKRFDIVVFHATEEKDYIKRVIGLPGDRVEYKNDVLYINGKPYDEPYLDDIKKQLIDGPLTGSFTLEETAVGAEVVPEGHVFVMGDNRRNSKDSRHIGAVPIENIVGTTKVVFYPFKEMKIIGD
- a CDS encoding STAS domain-containing protein, coding for MEMQKDLIVGGVELKWDLNSGQVLFEGGDVVFFWVSAMKTFFDTINEITGEEATNLVLEATGFRQGIIVGEGFKEMKEINTSNVVEWLSNTYVPAGWGYVSVEEMNVNTKNFTLYIQDDWEYKMNKLGSEEKQGIFVPAHYAGVFTGLFGSNFWYKIIKYQNESNPYTVVEYFPSVMSIQQNIRRLASRQEDKHIQELESLVAEKTNMLQDLVKELSSPMIPVLEGIVVVPLIGRYDENRAEDLINNTLNNLPKYHTRYVLLDLTGLNKDISPYTAELIDKLGSAARLLGVEVILVGISAELAMVITETMTRLKKYECLQTLQHGIYYALGKSGKSIV
- a CDS encoding TIGR00266 family protein translates to MRDHEIDYKIYGDDMQFVEVELDPSETVVAEAGSLMMMDQQIEMETIFGDGSGNGGGLVGKLFGAGKRLLTGESLFMTTFTNTGHDKKHVSFASPYPGKIIPMDLSELGGKIICQKDAFLAAAKGVSVGVEFQRKLGAGFFGGEGFIMQKLEGDGMAFVHAGGTIHKKELQAGDVIRVDTGCLVAMTSNVDYNIEMVKGVKTALFGGEGLFFATLRGPGTVWIQSLPFSRLASRVFAAAPQGGGQNKGEGSVLGGVFRMLDGD
- a CDS encoding heterocycloanthracin/sonorensin family bacteriocin codes for the protein MNDFHNELQMLNVGDFQATQPVSWDQNMYHAGDERFLGLGLGGFGGCFGFSCFFSCFGCGGFRCGGCFRCGGCGGCFRCGGCGRCGGCGRCHRG
- a CDS encoding putative thiazole-containing bacteriocin maturation protein — protein: MEKLDPCMRLKVKRDTFYLSEPNRGVYLRNNSCSFRLEGIGIEQWVEKLLPMFNGKYSLEKLTDGLPGPYRERVFQIAEVLLENGFVRDAAKDDSHTLSEEVIKKFASQIEFVDNLAGSGAARFQKFRDSNVLAVGSGPMLNSLVSSLLESGLKELNVMITSEVHTNRKRLAELVAHAHKTDSEVAYQELQVKEENWRELRSSFDHILYVSQGGNQEELKMWQNICRDEKKTFLPAIILKNKGLAGPIFNPGSEVCWESAWRRLHSAVFEQEQGVPSASLTTGALLANVVTFELFKDLAGVTKAEQKNRIFLLDLETLEGSWHSFFPHPLETRVSTLEKIETLEFRLGENQSTAETERLFQYFSLLTSKGTGILHVWEEADLKQLPLAQCRVQAANPLSEGPAELLESRVCSGFTHEEARIEAALSGIEDYAARMAGLLHNEEFMGVGAGETFAEAVGRGLQKCLSEKLNNRRDGQKELISLVDVEQLEDNRCRFYITALSTMQGAPRVGIGKDINGFPVFWVGTSKGWYGNIDLNGTMAFRNALQNALYDFQNDVNGDCLQDSEVQLEEWQKQTITIHDCPERIQTETMYAALDVLKENGTGLSVFDLRIDPIFNQQLNGLVGVLLREEGVN